The following coding sequences are from one Niveibacterium umoris window:
- a CDS encoding CoA pyrophosphatase, with protein MTYGVDATLELDRLRERLAAASASRDAATATARDGSALTAAAVLVPLVVRPFGLQVLLTRRTAHLHHHPGQISFPGGRIEPDDASPESAALRETEEETGLTPASVEILGEMSEFDTSTGFRVTPVVGVVRPPLALRPDPFEVAEVFEVPFSFLLDRANHQRHEVFWRGRWRHYWAMPWGDYYIWGATAGILRALVDVLVPEP; from the coding sequence GTGACATACGGGGTTGATGCAACACTTGAACTGGATCGCTTGCGAGAGCGGCTGGCTGCGGCGTCCGCGTCGCGCGATGCTGCAACGGCGACTGCGCGCGACGGCTCAGCGCTGACGGCAGCTGCGGTGCTCGTGCCTCTGGTGGTGCGGCCCTTCGGCCTGCAGGTGCTGCTGACCCGACGCACCGCACACCTGCATCATCACCCCGGTCAGATCAGCTTCCCGGGTGGGCGGATCGAACCGGACGACGCATCGCCGGAATCCGCCGCCCTTCGTGAAACCGAAGAAGAGACCGGTCTGACGCCTGCGTCCGTCGAAATCCTGGGTGAAATGTCTGAGTTCGATACCAGTACCGGATTCCGGGTCACCCCGGTGGTTGGGGTGGTGCGTCCACCGCTCGCGTTGCGACCAGACCCCTTCGAGGTGGCGGAAGTGTTCGAAGTGCCGTTCAGTTTTCTGCTTGACCGTGCGAATCACCAGCGCCATGAGGTGTTCTGGCGCGGCCGCTGGCGACACTACTGGGCGATGCCTTGGGGTGACTACTACATCTGGGGTGCGACTGCCGGCATCCTCCGCGCCCTGGTCGATGTGCTGGTGCCGGAGCCCTGA
- a CDS encoding putative motility protein, protein METSAIAAAVSDQAMGTVKGAAQLMVLKKSMELESTAALKLVQSLPQAAAAQPGQPGGLVNTFA, encoded by the coding sequence ATGGAAACGTCGGCGATTGCAGCAGCGGTTTCGGATCAGGCGATGGGCACGGTGAAGGGCGCAGCGCAGTTGATGGTGCTGAAGAAGAGCATGGAACTCGAAAGCACTGCGGCGCTCAAGCTTGTGCAGTCGTTGCCGCAAGCGGCGGCCGCGCAGCCAGGCCAGCCGGGGGGGCTGGTGAATACGTTCGCCTGA
- a CDS encoding YajQ family cyclic di-GMP-binding protein has protein sequence MPSFDVMNEVNWVEVRNAIDQANKEITNRFDFKGSDARVELNDKALTLFADNDFQLSQVWDIVVGKFAKRNVDVRCMDEGEIEKISGNKVKRGVTVKAGIDSDLAKRIVRLIKDSKLKVQGSIQGDTVRVTGAKRDVLQETIALLKKQVTDFPLQFGNFRE, from the coding sequence ATGCCGTCCTTTGACGTGATGAACGAGGTCAATTGGGTCGAGGTGCGAAACGCAATCGATCAGGCCAACAAGGAAATTACCAACCGTTTCGATTTCAAGGGTTCCGACGCACGTGTCGAACTCAACGACAAGGCCCTGACCTTGTTTGCCGACAACGATTTTCAGTTGTCCCAAGTGTGGGACATCGTGGTCGGCAAGTTCGCCAAGCGCAACGTCGATGTCCGTTGCATGGACGAAGGCGAGATCGAAAAAATCAGTGGCAACAAGGTCAAGCGTGGCGTAACGGTCAAGGCGGGGATTGATTCCGACCTTGCCAAGCGCATCGTGCGCCTGATCAAGGACAGCAAGCTCAAGGTGCAGGGCAGCATCCAGGGCGACACCGTTCGGGTCACCGGCGCCAAGCGCGACGTGCTGCAGGAAACGATCGCCCTGCTCAAGAAACAGGTCACCGACTTCCCCTTGCAGTTCGGCAATTTCCGCGAGTAA
- the murB gene encoding UDP-N-acetylmuramate dehydrogenase, with protein sequence MLAAIQTDVDLTALTTLGVPARAAFFCKAGSVDEIRDALAWADSKGVPVQILGGGSNVVFAADFAGLVLQPALPGRAHVGETTNAHLVQVGAGERWHDTVSWTLQHGWPGLENLALIPGSVGAAPIQNIGAYGLELTDRFHELEAFDRTTGESVALDREACRFGYRDSVFKRHPRDRWIVLSVTFALPRAWTPQASYRDLAEELLARKIAEPSAQDVFDAVVAVRQRKLPDPAEVGNVGSFFKNPLVDAATWQRLASAFPGLVSYPQADGHFKLAAGWLIDQAGWKGRSLGHARVHPNQALVLTNAGGATGKEILALADAIAEDVARRFDIQLEAEPIVIGKPASD encoded by the coding sequence ATGCTTGCCGCTATCCAGACGGACGTAGACCTGACTGCGCTGACGACGCTGGGCGTACCCGCACGGGCCGCGTTCTTCTGCAAGGCGGGCTCGGTGGACGAGATTCGCGATGCGCTCGCTTGGGCCGATTCGAAGGGCGTGCCGGTGCAGATCCTCGGCGGCGGCAGCAACGTCGTCTTCGCCGCGGACTTTGCGGGTCTGGTACTGCAGCCGGCCTTGCCCGGCCGCGCACATGTCGGCGAAACGACCAACGCGCATCTCGTGCAGGTTGGGGCCGGCGAACGGTGGCATGACACGGTCAGCTGGACCCTGCAGCACGGCTGGCCGGGGCTGGAAAACCTGGCGCTCATCCCGGGTAGCGTTGGCGCCGCGCCGATACAGAACATAGGCGCCTACGGCCTGGAACTGACCGATCGGTTTCACGAACTGGAGGCCTTCGATCGCACGACCGGTGAAAGTGTGGCGCTCGATCGTGAGGCGTGCCGCTTCGGGTACCGCGATAGCGTGTTCAAGCGGCATCCCCGCGATCGCTGGATCGTGCTCAGCGTGACCTTCGCCCTGCCGCGCGCCTGGACGCCGCAGGCGAGCTACCGCGATCTGGCCGAAGAACTGCTCGCCCGCAAGATCGCCGAACCCTCGGCACAGGATGTTTTCGACGCCGTCGTCGCGGTCCGCCAGCGCAAGTTGCCGGATCCGGCGGAGGTCGGAAACGTCGGCAGCTTTTTCAAGAATCCCCTGGTGGACGCTGCGACTTGGCAAAGGCTGGCCAGCGCATTTCCGGGCCTGGTGAGCTACCCGCAGGCCGACGGACACTTCAAGCTCGCTGCCGGCTGGTTGATCGATCAGGCAGGCTGGAAAGGTCGGTCGCTCGGCCACGCCCGCGTTCACCCCAATCAGGCTCTGGTGCTGACCAATGCGGGTGGCGCCACCGGCAAGGAGATCCTGGCTCTCGCCGATGCCATCGCAGAGGATGTCGCCCGCCGGTTCGACATACAACTGGAAGCCGAGCCGATCGTGATCGGCAAGCCCGCGAGCGACTGA
- a CDS encoding diguanylate cyclase, which produces MARPGLLLAAKFALGTMLCLTMLLLRHSEAAPLTLSTLEQIEILAGDHPNRAVAELRSIESEARKAPRETRAAFLSVQGYAQALAGAPAQAHKTAQELENLAAGDSQIAAEAMLVRASAWQGSGNLDQAADAASRALDSLHPGAPARLMYWAQNLLGSIAREQGRHDLALKHLQEAARLADENHWDRRRGMVLNTLAALYLNLRQYENAQRAIAEACEIARRSNQNATLASYKLTEANIHGASGARPEQKDALLEALSLARASGARAAESAALINLSDYFLSAGDYAAAIEHASQAEPIALSFQDWSGRATIQTNIGLARILTGQVTAGRSLVEAALRTYVQHGARNDEVAVLREYGEALRKAGQTDAALEILLKERALSEELLESEKQRVVLELQAQYESERKQREITLLNKENALKDATIRNHRLELRVWSLLALAVALAAVVIGLLYRRVRSTNRELAARNEQLAIQSSRDPLTGLYNRRYFQQRMAELDANPLPPQADMVRATYLIDIDHFKRINDQLGHPAGDAVLIAVAERLRVALREADMIVRWGGEEFVVFVPQIRPDLMADLARRIIAAISDHPIACESGLIPVTASIGYAPFPLPPGDIRLSWEREINLIDMALYLAKAHGRSRAYGVVRLLDSAETSIAVIEKDLEKAWSNGLVELVVTQGPPPHPVD; this is translated from the coding sequence ATGGCCCGACCCGGACTGCTTCTCGCCGCAAAGTTCGCACTCGGCACCATGCTGTGCCTGACGATGTTATTGCTCAGGCACTCCGAAGCAGCCCCCCTGACCCTCAGCACCCTCGAGCAGATCGAAATCCTGGCCGGCGACCACCCCAACCGCGCGGTGGCCGAACTACGATCGATCGAGAGCGAAGCGCGGAAAGCGCCGCGCGAGACGCGCGCTGCCTTTCTGAGCGTACAAGGTTACGCACAAGCCCTCGCCGGAGCGCCGGCACAGGCCCACAAAACCGCACAGGAACTGGAGAATCTCGCGGCGGGAGACAGCCAGATTGCCGCCGAAGCAATGTTGGTGCGGGCAAGTGCGTGGCAGGGCAGCGGCAACCTTGACCAGGCCGCAGATGCTGCAAGCCGGGCCCTCGATTCACTGCATCCGGGTGCGCCGGCCCGCCTCATGTACTGGGCCCAGAACCTGCTGGGCTCGATTGCCCGGGAACAGGGGCGCCACGATCTTGCGCTCAAGCACTTGCAGGAAGCGGCGCGCCTTGCCGATGAGAACCACTGGGACCGGCGACGGGGCATGGTGCTCAACACGCTTGCAGCACTGTACCTGAACCTGCGCCAGTACGAAAACGCACAGCGCGCCATCGCGGAAGCCTGCGAGATTGCCCGCAGGAGCAATCAAAACGCTACGCTCGCCAGCTACAAACTGACCGAAGCCAACATCCATGGTGCAAGCGGCGCCCGCCCGGAACAGAAGGATGCCCTGCTCGAGGCGCTGAGCCTGGCGCGCGCATCCGGCGCACGTGCCGCCGAATCGGCCGCCCTGATCAATCTCTCGGATTACTTCCTGAGCGCGGGCGACTATGCAGCAGCAATCGAACATGCCTCCCAGGCGGAACCGATTGCGCTGAGCTTCCAGGACTGGTCTGGCCGCGCCACGATCCAGACGAATATCGGGCTTGCGCGCATCCTCACGGGCCAGGTCACCGCCGGTCGCAGTCTCGTCGAGGCCGCGCTGCGCACCTATGTCCAGCACGGCGCCCGCAATGACGAGGTGGCCGTACTGCGCGAATACGGTGAAGCCTTGCGCAAGGCCGGCCAGACCGACGCGGCGCTCGAGATTCTGCTGAAGGAACGGGCACTCTCCGAGGAGTTGCTGGAGTCGGAGAAACAACGTGTCGTGCTCGAGTTGCAAGCGCAGTACGAATCCGAAAGAAAGCAGCGCGAAATCACGCTGCTGAACAAGGAAAACGCACTCAAGGACGCGACCATCCGCAACCACCGTCTGGAACTTCGCGTCTGGTCGCTGCTGGCGCTCGCCGTCGCGCTGGCGGCGGTGGTCATCGGCTTGCTTTACCGACGGGTGCGGTCCACCAACCGGGAACTGGCCGCCCGCAACGAACAACTCGCGATTCAGAGCAGTCGTGATCCGCTCACCGGGCTTTACAACCGTCGCTATTTCCAGCAACGCATGGCGGAACTCGATGCCAATCCCCTGCCCCCCCAGGCGGACATGGTGCGCGCCACCTACCTGATCGACATCGACCACTTCAAGCGGATCAACGACCAATTGGGGCACCCCGCCGGCGATGCCGTACTGATCGCGGTAGCCGAGCGCCTGCGCGTCGCGCTGCGGGAAGCGGACATGATCGTGCGCTGGGGCGGAGAGGAGTTCGTCGTATTCGTGCCGCAGATCCGCCCCGACCTGATGGCAGACCTTGCACGCCGCATCATCGCCGCGATTTCGGACCACCCGATCGCCTGCGAGTCGGGCTTGATCCCGGTGACAGCCTCGATCGGATACGCGCCCTTCCCCCTTCCGCCGGGGGACATCCGGCTATCGTGGGAACGGGAGATCAACCTGATCGACATGGCGCTCTACCTTGCCAAAGCGCATGGGCGCAGTCGCGCTTACGGCGTGGTGCGCCTGCTGGACAGCGCCGAGACCAGCATTGCGGTGATCGAGAAGGATCTCGAAAAAGCGTGGAGCAACGGCCTGGTTGAACTTGTCGTGACCCAGGGTCCGCCGCCACACCCCGTCGACTAA
- a CDS encoding tetratricopeptide repeat-containing diguanylate cyclase: protein MRCPKRKRLFDVFVHSLATALLCALCCASPARSAALSAEFAKQIDEIELQARGDAKLALARVEGLLKSARTSDETLALLTLKGLFLADSDRPEEAREVATELDRQSSPEAKAASLTVRAQVQGLKGDLGRALEFAKQAAESLPRDADVRQHYRIEMIRGSQLLENGRLPEALSAYQAALEGAESIQSTFRIQRAHDSMASLFVDAHELDKATEANNTAMALAERLGDPAILAQAWNTRAYIASAQQNRALELQASQKAIAYARKTASDSLLSGMLMNLGDTFLKAGRYADALRYSDEAVAITRRISDPHGLAIALANAGQAEIRLGRVDAGKAHMEEAIAATQKLDHRSQHATLLSEYGEALEAAGDYKGAINAYHRERRASREIAELSRKDVLLEVDARYQSDRKQREIELLNRNNALKDAQLHNRELQQRVWFLAAALLLSGLLSIGLLYRRVRDANLKLAESNRLLKVRSERDPLTGLFNRRYFHEAMRARGANNAFAGGLILLDIDHFKRINDTHGHAAGDAVITVVAQRLIDTMRDSDLVVRWGGEEFLIAVSPMPLEQFDRLAERLLRAIGHAPVPHGDLSIPITISIGYASFPLAPSGLALEWERGINQVDMALYVAKAQGRNRACGIRAVQAADKDALDEIEHNFENAWRDGRVTLNLISGPSPP from the coding sequence ATGCGATGCCCCAAGCGTAAGCGCCTATTCGACGTCTTCGTGCACAGCCTTGCCACCGCACTGCTGTGCGCCCTGTGCTGCGCGTCGCCGGCGCGTAGCGCCGCGCTTTCGGCTGAATTCGCGAAACAGATCGACGAGATCGAACTGCAGGCGCGCGGTGATGCAAAGCTTGCATTGGCGCGCGTAGAAGGCCTCTTGAAGTCTGCAAGAACGTCAGACGAGACGCTGGCGCTGTTGACCCTCAAGGGTCTTTTCTTGGCCGATTCGGATCGGCCGGAAGAAGCGCGAGAGGTTGCCACAGAACTCGACCGGCAATCGTCGCCGGAGGCCAAGGCCGCGTCATTGACGGTGCGAGCGCAGGTCCAGGGCCTCAAAGGCGATCTTGGCCGCGCGCTTGAGTTTGCAAAGCAGGCAGCGGAGTCGCTACCGCGCGATGCCGATGTGCGACAGCACTATCGCATCGAGATGATTCGTGGCAGCCAACTGCTGGAAAACGGCCGCTTGCCTGAGGCGCTTTCCGCCTACCAGGCCGCACTTGAAGGTGCCGAATCCATCCAGAGCACCTTTCGTATCCAACGCGCACACGACAGCATGGCGTCGCTTTTCGTAGACGCCCATGAACTCGACAAGGCGACCGAAGCCAACAACACCGCCATGGCGCTTGCCGAACGCCTGGGAGACCCCGCAATCCTCGCGCAGGCCTGGAATACGCGCGCCTACATCGCCTCGGCGCAACAGAACCGTGCTCTGGAATTGCAGGCTTCGCAGAAGGCGATCGCCTACGCGCGCAAGACGGCGTCTGACAGCCTGCTCTCCGGCATGCTGATGAACTTGGGCGACACCTTTCTCAAGGCGGGGCGTTATGCCGACGCACTGCGCTACAGCGATGAAGCGGTGGCCATCACCCGCCGGATTTCAGACCCGCACGGGCTCGCAATTGCGCTCGCCAACGCAGGACAAGCGGAAATCCGGCTCGGGCGTGTCGATGCCGGCAAGGCGCACATGGAAGAAGCCATCGCTGCGACGCAGAAACTCGACCACAGAAGTCAGCACGCCACCTTGCTCAGCGAATACGGGGAAGCGCTTGAGGCCGCCGGTGACTATAAGGGCGCCATCAACGCATACCACCGTGAGCGTCGGGCGTCGCGCGAAATCGCCGAGTTGAGCCGCAAGGATGTGCTGCTGGAGGTGGACGCGCGTTACCAGTCTGACCGCAAGCAACGCGAGATCGAACTGCTCAACCGGAACAACGCCCTCAAGGATGCGCAACTTCACAATCGCGAATTGCAGCAACGCGTGTGGTTCCTGGCGGCGGCTCTGCTGCTCAGCGGTTTGCTGTCGATTGGCTTGCTCTATCGCCGGGTGCGCGACGCCAACCTGAAACTTGCCGAGAGCAATCGCCTGCTCAAGGTGCGCAGCGAACGCGACCCACTGACGGGGCTGTTCAACCGCCGCTATTTCCACGAAGCGATGCGCGCGCGCGGCGCGAACAACGCATTCGCCGGTGGCCTGATCCTGCTCGACATCGACCACTTCAAGCGGATCAACGACACCCACGGCCACGCAGCCGGCGACGCGGTAATCACGGTTGTCGCGCAACGACTGATCGACACCATGCGCGACAGCGATCTGGTGGTTCGGTGGGGCGGCGAGGAGTTCCTGATCGCGGTGAGCCCGATGCCGCTTGAACAGTTCGATCGACTCGCCGAGCGATTGCTGAGGGCAATCGGGCACGCACCGGTGCCGCACGGCGACCTATCTATACCGATCACGATCTCGATCGGCTACGCGAGTTTCCCGCTGGCCCCCAGCGGCCTCGCGCTGGAGTGGGAACGAGGCATCAACCAGGTTGACATGGCGCTCTATGTCGCCAAGGCACAAGGCCGCAATCGCGCCTGTGGCATCCGGGCAGTGCAGGCGGCGGACAAGGATGCGCTCGACGAGATCGAGCACAACTTCGAAAACGCCTGGCGCGACGGCCGCGTCACGCTGAACCTTATCTCGGGCCCTTCGCCGCCCTGA
- a CDS encoding YaeQ family protein, with amino-acid sequence MALKSTIFKADLQISDMDRGYYANHALTLARHPSETDERLMIRLFAFAMFANEALIFCKGLSSDDEPDLWEKDLTGAIEHWIELGLPDERRLRQASGKSARVTLITYGGRAVDVWWQKNRAACLKLPSLTVLRVTDEAAEALTAMAVRTMQIQCSVQDGEFWLSDGERSAHVVPLRLD; translated from the coding sequence ATGGCGCTGAAATCGACAATCTTCAAGGCAGACTTGCAGATCTCCGACATGGATCGCGGCTATTACGCGAACCATGCCCTGACGCTGGCTCGCCATCCTTCGGAAACCGATGAACGTCTGATGATCCGCCTGTTTGCGTTTGCGATGTTTGCGAACGAGGCGCTGATTTTCTGCAAGGGTTTGTCGTCAGACGACGAGCCGGATCTGTGGGAGAAGGATCTGACAGGTGCGATCGAGCACTGGATCGAGCTTGGATTGCCTGACGAACGCCGCTTGCGGCAGGCAAGCGGGAAGTCGGCGCGGGTAACCTTGATCACCTACGGGGGGCGCGCAGTCGACGTCTGGTGGCAGAAGAATCGCGCCGCCTGCCTCAAGCTGCCGAGCCTGACGGTGCTACGTGTTACCGATGAGGCGGCCGAAGCGCTGACGGCGATGGCGGTCCGCACAATGCAGATCCAGTGCAGCGTTCAGGACGGCGAATTCTGGCTGTCGGATGGCGAGCGCAGCGCGCATGTGGTGCCGCTGCGCCTGGACTGA
- a CDS encoding recombination-associated protein RdgC, with amino-acid sequence MWFKNLQLYRLPTPWAIDLSSLEDKLAAKPFVRCGSQDMSSRGWASPTGSDVMTLSVGGQWLLAMRTEQRLLPASVVNQVAQDKAEELEAQQGFKPGRKQMKEIKEAVTQELLPRAFTRRRTTYVWIDPQNGWLVVDASSAAKADEVVELLHDTLDDLPLKLLDTEVSPQSAMADWLASGEAPANFTIDRDCELRAITDEKAAVRYVRHPLEGDEIPNHLAAGKVPTRLALTFDDRISFVLTERLEIKRLAFLDIIQEQAEKAAAEGDPQFEADFALMSAELARFIPCVIEALGGERQIV; translated from the coding sequence ATGTGGTTCAAGAATCTCCAGCTTTACCGCCTGCCCACGCCTTGGGCGATTGACCTTTCGTCGCTTGAAGACAAACTCGCGGCAAAGCCCTTTGTTCGCTGTGGGTCGCAGGATATGTCTAGTCGCGGGTGGGCGTCGCCGACCGGCTCCGATGTCATGACGCTGTCGGTGGGCGGGCAATGGCTGCTTGCGATGCGTACGGAGCAGCGCCTGTTGCCTGCTTCGGTGGTCAATCAGGTGGCGCAGGACAAGGCCGAGGAACTCGAGGCGCAGCAGGGGTTCAAGCCGGGCCGCAAGCAGATGAAGGAAATCAAGGAGGCGGTGACGCAGGAACTGTTGCCGCGCGCCTTCACGCGCCGTCGCACGACTTATGTGTGGATCGATCCGCAGAACGGCTGGCTGGTGGTGGATGCGTCTAGTGCGGCGAAGGCTGACGAGGTTGTGGAACTGCTGCACGACACGCTCGATGACTTGCCTCTGAAGCTGCTCGATACAGAGGTTTCTCCGCAGTCGGCGATGGCCGATTGGCTGGCATCAGGCGAGGCGCCGGCGAACTTCACGATCGACCGCGATTGCGAACTGCGCGCGATCACCGACGAGAAGGCCGCCGTGCGGTATGTCCGTCACCCGCTGGAAGGGGATGAAATTCCCAATCACCTCGCGGCGGGCAAGGTGCCGACGCGGCTGGCGCTGACCTTCGACGATCGCATCTCGTTCGTGCTGACGGAGCGGCTTGAGATCAAACGTTTGGCCTTCCTCGACATCATTCAGGAGCAGGCGGAGAAGGCGGCGGCCGAGGGCGATCCTCAATTCGAGGCCGACTTTGCGCTGATGTCTGCCGAACTCGCCCGCTTCATTCCCTGCGTCATCGAAGCGCTTGGCGGCGAACGCCAGATTGTCTGA
- a CDS encoding sugar transferase encodes MLKRFFDLIVSSGAILLLCLPLFLIALAVRLESSGPALYWSKRVGRRGRIFLMPKFRSMRTDTPVVATHLLEDPDRYLTRLGRQLRRSSLDELPQLYSVLVGDMSLVGPRPALFNQRDLIELRRENGVDQLRPGITGWAQINGRDELPIGEKVAFDVEYLRRRSFTFDLKILFLTAWRVITAHGVSH; translated from the coding sequence GTGCTTAAAAGATTCTTCGATCTAATCGTTTCAAGCGGGGCGATCCTGCTTCTGTGTCTGCCGTTGTTTCTGATAGCGCTGGCGGTAAGACTTGAGTCATCGGGTCCTGCACTGTATTGGTCCAAGCGGGTGGGGCGGCGGGGACGTATCTTCCTCATGCCAAAGTTTCGATCGATGCGGACCGATACGCCGGTCGTCGCAACACACCTGCTGGAGGACCCGGATCGTTATCTCACGCGTCTCGGGAGACAGCTTCGGCGGAGCAGTCTTGATGAACTGCCGCAACTCTACAGCGTCTTGGTCGGCGATATGAGTCTGGTTGGACCGCGCCCCGCGTTGTTCAATCAACGTGATCTGATTGAACTGCGCAGAGAAAACGGTGTGGATCAGTTGCGCCCCGGCATTACTGGGTGGGCTCAGATCAATGGCCGTGATGAACTGCCCATCGGAGAAAAGGTGGCATTTGATGTTGAGTATCTACGGCGCCGGTCCTTCACATTCGATCTGAAGATACTGTTTCTGACGGCGTGGCGCGTGATTACTGCTCACGGCGTGAGCCACTGA
- a CDS encoding sulfite exporter TauE/SafE family protein, protein MIFDPSYALAGALTGFVVGLTGVGGGALMTPILLLVFGVSPPTAVATDLWFAALTKLVGARIHCRAGSVDWQVAKRLWTGSLPVALAVVALLGFGIRFARQDWLSHAIGVAVILTALGLFLAPMLQRRARTRRLAHPASFLRWQPAMTILAGAVIGLCVALTSVGAGALGSVALLYLYPLRMTPHRLVATDIVHAIPLAMVAGLGYLLSGLVDAGMLFSMLAGSIPAITAGSLLAHRVSARKLQIALAIVLVVAGCKAVI, encoded by the coding sequence ATGATTTTCGATCCCTCATATGCCTTGGCCGGCGCGCTGACAGGCTTTGTTGTCGGTCTCACCGGGGTCGGCGGCGGCGCGCTGATGACACCGATCCTGCTGCTCGTCTTCGGCGTGTCGCCCCCGACCGCAGTTGCCACGGACCTGTGGTTCGCGGCGCTGACGAAACTTGTCGGCGCACGTATTCATTGCCGGGCGGGCAGCGTCGACTGGCAAGTGGCCAAACGACTGTGGACCGGCAGTCTTCCGGTTGCGCTTGCCGTGGTCGCGCTGCTCGGTTTCGGGATCCGTTTCGCGAGGCAGGACTGGCTCTCCCACGCAATCGGTGTTGCCGTAATCCTGACTGCGCTGGGCTTGTTCCTTGCTCCGATGCTTCAGCGTCGTGCACGAACCCGGCGGCTGGCGCATCCAGCGTCATTCCTCCGGTGGCAGCCTGCGATGACGATTCTGGCTGGCGCGGTCATCGGGCTCTGTGTCGCGCTTACTTCGGTGGGCGCCGGTGCGCTGGGCAGCGTGGCGCTGCTGTACCTATATCCTTTGCGGATGACGCCGCATCGGCTTGTCGCGACCGACATCGTCCACGCGATTCCGTTGGCCATGGTGGCCGGGCTCGGATATCTGCTGAGCGGGTTGGTCGACGCTGGCATGCTGTTCTCGATGCTTGCCGGTTCGATACCGGCGATCACGGCGGGTAGCCTGCTGGCACACCGGGTGTCAGCGCGAAAGCTGCAGATCGCGCTGGCGATTGTCCTTGTGGTAGCTGGGTGCAAGGCGGTGATATAG
- the cysD gene encoding sulfate adenylyltransferase subunit CysD, whose product MEFRDDGLWDTQRAFTQLKAQGRAGTKRTAERLLHSMGLLPAALSPEVLRDEHNRPLNRLVLQWALDRARRRRERVIFLQSHPLPDGTPCLHANDARGGRFWFPVNGGVTADAIDLALRALELRLGNAIAVFPHGPVTATLRLPLAHTEPLMAYLPDFDIAVGQRPKSEDLPPDLKRLEDEGIHLIRELLASGGQPALLHSAGKESAVLLHLLRKACHPAPPATPLLHIGSPLAQPEASLFLERVAMRFGVALQTYRPPATDALAFRPRLFGTSRHGTPETIESLRLALEHFGFDVLLDGCRRDELSTRAGLPVVSMLTRELQPVATGQTRALWELYNTLRNGGELLRASPLSNWTETDIWRYIGIERIPVMPLYFAKPRPVVKRGTALLLIDRDDFPLLPAEQIEVRSVRAVTLGGLPQAGLIESQARSIPEILLELPVMSSPALTWPARPVIDQFHNEGIAR is encoded by the coding sequence ATGGAATTCAGAGACGACGGACTATGGGACACGCAACGCGCCTTCACACAGCTGAAAGCGCAAGGGCGTGCCGGGACAAAGCGAACTGCAGAACGGCTGCTGCACAGCATGGGCCTTCTGCCCGCCGCGCTGTCACCGGAGGTCTTGCGGGACGAACACAACCGCCCTCTTAATCGGCTTGTGCTGCAGTGGGCACTGGACCGGGCCCGGCGTCGCCGCGAGCGGGTCATCTTCCTGCAGAGTCACCCCCTGCCGGATGGCACACCATGTCTGCACGCGAACGATGCACGCGGGGGACGCTTCTGGTTCCCGGTCAACGGGGGTGTCACGGCGGACGCAATCGACCTTGCCTTGCGAGCACTCGAGCTGCGTCTTGGCAACGCGATTGCAGTGTTCCCGCACGGCCCTGTGACTGCGACGTTGCGCCTGCCGCTGGCACACACCGAGCCTTTGATGGCCTACCTGCCGGACTTCGATATCGCCGTCGGACAGCGCCCGAAGAGCGAAGATCTGCCACCGGACCTCAAGCGTCTCGAGGACGAGGGCATCCATCTCATCCGCGAGCTTCTCGCGAGCGGCGGGCAACCGGCGCTGCTGCATTCGGCGGGCAAGGAGAGTGCAGTGCTGCTGCACCTGCTGCGCAAGGCGTGCCACCCAGCCCCCCCGGCGACACCACTCCTGCACATCGGGAGCCCTCTGGCCCAGCCAGAAGCGTCGCTATTTCTTGAGCGCGTGGCGATGCGTTTCGGCGTTGCGCTGCAGACGTACCGGCCTCCGGCTACTGACGCGCTCGCATTCCGCCCGAGGCTCTTCGGAACCTCCCGGCATGGCACTCCGGAAACCATCGAGTCCCTGCGACTGGCGCTGGAGCACTTTGGCTTCGATGTATTGCTCGATGGATGCCGGCGCGACGAACTCTCGACGCGTGCAGGACTGCCCGTCGTGTCGATGCTGACGCGTGAATTGCAACCGGTCGCCACGGGGCAGACGCGAGCGCTCTGGGAGCTCTACAACACACTGCGCAACGGGGGCGAACTCCTCAGGGCATCACCGCTGTCGAACTGGACCGAGACCGACATCTGGCGCTACATCGGCATCGAGCGCATCCCGGTGATGCCCCTGTACTTCGCAAAACCGCGACCGGTGGTAAAGCGCGGGACTGCGCTGCTGCTGATCGACCGCGATGACTTCCCGCTCCTTCCAGCGGAGCAGATCGAGGTCCGTTCGGTGCGCGCGGTGACGCTTGGAGGCCTGCCACAGGCGGGATTGATCGAATCACAGGCGCGATCGATTCCGGAGATTCTGCTCGAACTCCCGGTCATGTCGTCGCCCGCACTGACCTGGCCGGCCCGCCCGGTTATCGACCAATTCCACAACGAGGGCATTGCACGATGA